The following coding sequences are from one Carassius auratus strain Wakin chromosome 15, ASM336829v1, whole genome shotgun sequence window:
- the LOC113115306 gene encoding protein FAM181B, with product MAVQAAIMNSQFLNFCFPGSVMDYEVEKGLEGGLLGEMDCGGDFKETTRDLLSFIDSASSNIKLALDKPVKSKRKVNHRKYLQKQIKRCTGIISPGSTPVQEPCKRQGSPPTPTSNLSSKTPPKKDGMQASLQSKSLAALFNSAKDERGEKAKKPPLRHRNLPPSFFTEPANSSRVTSTSGMSLKDLERGTPEAAEFLELLGPEYSNMVSEQDLLYTAPIRIQQEVTAGPEPYDSHHFVSGGFLYTEPWGTCSGTSKKPGDMRTVPVQPNLYAHTDLSGSVPVEQSSPCALTFPNFFTDCSTPPVSYDLVNGYNRGSFSSL from the coding sequence ATGGCTGTTCAGGCTGCCATCATGAACTCGCAGTTCTTAAACTTCTGTTTTCCTGGCTCGGTCATGGATTATGAGGTGGAAAAGGGTCTGGAAGGGGGTCTCCTGGGTGAGATGGACTGCGGGGGGGACTTTAAGGAGACCACTAGGGACCTGCTTAGCTTCATCGACTCAGCTTCCAGCAACATCAAACTTGCACTGGACAAGCCTGTCAAGTCTAAGAGGAAAGTCAACCACCGAAAGTACCTGCAGAAGCAGATTAAGAGGTGCACGGGAATCATCTCGCCAGGGAGCACACCGGTCCAGGAGCCATGTAAGAGGCAAGGCTCGCCCCCAACCCCAACAAGCAACCTCTCCAGCAAAACGCCACCCAAGAAGGATGGGATGCAGGCCAGCCTGCAAAGCAAGAGTCTGGCTGCCCTCTTCAACTCGGCGAAGGATGAACGAGGAGAGAAGGCCAAGAAGCCCCCGTTGCGGCATCGAAACCTTCCTCCATCCTTCTTCACAGAGCCGGCCAACAGCTCCAGAGTTACATCTACTTCTGGCATGTCGCTCAAAGACCTGGAGCGAGGGACTCCGGAAGCAGCAGAGTTCTTAGAGCTTCTTGGACCCGAGTACAGCAACATGGTCTCGGAGCAGGATTTATTATACACTGCACCTATCAGGATTCAACAGGAGGTGACCGCGGGCCCCGAGCCGTATGACTCCCACCATTTTGTAAGTGGTGGGTTCTTGTACACTGAACCTTGGGGCACTTGTAGCGGCACCTCCAAAAAGCCAGGAGACATGCGGACAGTACCAGTACAGCCAAATCTTTATGCCCACACAGACCTTTCTGGCAGCGTGCCTGTGGAACAGAGCTCGCCATGTGCACTTACCTTTCCAAACTTCTTCACAGACTGCTCCACACCTCCAGTCTCCTACGATCTGGTGAACGGATACAACAGAGGGAGCTTTTCTTCTCTTTAG
- the prcp gene encoding lysosomal Pro-X carboxypeptidase, with the protein MRLINAALLFLLLILSCNALGLKPRLLGRHTVQTNSQHPSVSYQTFYFDQQIDHFGFLENGTFKQRYLLNDRHWHKEGGPILFYTGNEGDITWFCNNTGFMWDVAEELGALLVFAEHRYYGESMPFGEESYSNAKYLNYLTSEQALADFAVLIKALKRALPGAQKSSVIAIGGSYGGMLAAWLRMKYPSEVVGALAASAPIWQFIVPCGEFYKVVTNDFAISGTNCSSNIRRSWAAIDRVSATGEGLQWLSQEFGLCNPLKTADEVYGFKAWLQETWVNLAMVDYPYEANFLQPLPAWPVKVVCKNLDFNTGVSDKQLLSGISQAVRVYYNYTGDAVCLNTSQTATGNLGFLGWFYQSCTEMVMPMCTDGVADMFEPQPWNYQAFSDECYNQFGVRPREDWAEIVYGGRNISAHSNIIFSNGNLDPWMSGGVTRSLSESLVAIMIDGGAHHLDLRYNSEFDPESVLKTRALEVQYFKEWIKQAATTQ; encoded by the exons ATGAGACTGATCAACGCTGCtctgctcttcctcctcctcatcctcagctGTAATGCACTGGGGCTCAAACCACGGCTGTTAGGCAGACACACAGTCCAAACCAACTCTCAGCACCCATCTGTCTCATACCAAACTTTCTATTTTGATCAGCAG ATTGACCATTTTGGCTTTTTGGAGAATGGCACGTTCAAACAGAGGTATCTTCTTAATGACCGTCACTGGCACAAGGAAGGAGGCCCAATCCTGTTTTACACGGGCAATGAAGGAGACATCACATGGTTCTGTAACAACact GGTTTCATGTGGGATGTGGCAGAAGAGCTGGGAGCCTTGCTGGTTTTTGCTGAACATCGCTACTATGGAGAGTCCATGCCGTTCGGCGAAGAGTCTTACAGC AATGCAAAGTATCTGAACTACCTGACGTCAGAACAGGCTTTAGCTGACTTTGCAGTGCTCATCAAAGCTCTGAAAAGAGCCCTTCCTGGAGCTCAGAAGAGTTCGGTCATTGCCATTGGCGGCTCCTACGGCGGGATGCTGGCGGCCTGGCTGAGGATGAAGTATCCCAGTGAAGTTGTAGG TGCTCTTGCCGCATCCGCTCCCATCTGGCAGTTCATTGTGCCATGTGGAGAGTTTTACAAAGTGGTCACCAATGACTTCGCCATCAGCGGCACCAACTGTAGCAGCAACATCAGGAGGTCATGGGCGGCCATTGACAGGGTCTCAGCAACAG GTGAGGGTCTGCAGTGGCTGTCTCAGGAGTTTGGACTGTGTAATCCTTTAAAGACTGCAGATGAAGTGTATGGCTTCAAGGCTTGGCTGCAGGAAACCTGGGTGAATTTAGCCATGGTGGATTATCCATATGAAGCTAACTTCCTTCAACCACTTCCAGCCTGGCCTGTCAAG GTGGTCTGTAAAAATCTTGATTTTAATACCGGCGTATCAGACAAACAGCTGTTGAGTGGCATCTCTCAAGCCGTAAGGGTTTACTACAATTACACAGGAGATGCAGTCTGTCTCAACACCTCACAAACCGCTACTGGGAATCTGGGCTTCCTTGGTTGGTTCTACcag AGCTGTACAGAGATGGTAATGCCAATGTGCACAGACGGCGTCGCTGACATGTTTGAGCCACAGCCATGGAACTACCAGGCTTTCTCCGACGAGTGCTACAACCAGTTTGGAGTGCGGCCGCGGGAAGACTGGGCTGAAATTGTTTATGGTGGGAGAAACATAAGTGCCCACAGCAACATCATCTTCAG taatggaAATCTTGATCCGTGGATGAGTGGTGGAGTGACCAGAAGTCTTTCAGAATCTCTGGTTGCCATTATGATCGATGGAGGTGCGCACCACCTGGATCTGCGCTACAACAGCGAGTTTGACCCAGAGTCAGTTCTCAAAACACGGGCGCTAGAAGTACAATACTTCAAGGAGTGGATCAAACAGGCAGCAACTACCCAATGA
- the LOC113115309 gene encoding ras-related protein Rab-30 isoform X1 translates to MFPQLRMSMEDYDYLFKIVLIGNAGVGKTCLVRRFTQGLFPPGQGATIGVDFMIKTVEIKGVKVKLQIWDTAGQERFRSITQSYYRSANALILTYDITCEDSFRCLPEWLREIEQYANNQVVTILVGNKIDLADKREVHRQRAEEFAEAQSMLYLETSAKESDNVEKLFLDLACELIREAKQNTLDNNDSTPMPGEGKNISYLSCCNINQ, encoded by the exons aTGTTCCCTCAGCTGAGAATGAGCATGGAGGATTATGACTACTTATTCAAAATTGTGCTGATAGGAAATGCAGGAGTGGGCAAAACCTGCCTCGTCCGACGCTTCACTCAG GGGCTCTTCCCTCCGGGACAAGGTGCCACCATTGGAGTTGATTTCATGATCAAAACTGTGGAAATAAAAGGAGTGAAGGTGAAG CTCCAGATCTGGGACACGGCCGGGCAGGAGCGGTTCCGCTCAATTACCCAGAGTTACTACCGCAGTGCCAACGCTCTCATCCTGACCTATGACATCACCTGTGAAGATTCCTTCCGGTGCCTTCCGGAGTGGCTGAGGGAGATCGAGCAGTATGCCAACAACCAAGTGGTGACAATCTTAGTAG GGAATAAGATAGACCTGGCCGATAAGCGAGAAGTCCATCGGCAGCGAGCAGAGGAGTTTGCAGAGGCGCAGAGCATGCTTTATCTGGAGACCTCTGCCAAAGAATCGGACAACGTGGAGAAGCTCTTTCTGGATCTGGCCTGCGAACTGATCCGCGAGGCCAAGCAAAACACGTTGGACAACAACGACTCCACTCCCATGCCTGGAGAAGGGAAAAACATCAGTTACTTGAGTTGCTGCAACATAAACCAGTAG
- the LOC113115309 gene encoding ras-related protein Rab-30 isoform X2, with the protein MSMEDYDYLFKIVLIGNAGVGKTCLVRRFTQGLFPPGQGATIGVDFMIKTVEIKGVKVKLQIWDTAGQERFRSITQSYYRSANALILTYDITCEDSFRCLPEWLREIEQYANNQVVTILVGNKIDLADKREVHRQRAEEFAEAQSMLYLETSAKESDNVEKLFLDLACELIREAKQNTLDNNDSTPMPGEGKNISYLSCCNINQ; encoded by the exons ATGAGCATGGAGGATTATGACTACTTATTCAAAATTGTGCTGATAGGAAATGCAGGAGTGGGCAAAACCTGCCTCGTCCGACGCTTCACTCAG GGGCTCTTCCCTCCGGGACAAGGTGCCACCATTGGAGTTGATTTCATGATCAAAACTGTGGAAATAAAAGGAGTGAAGGTGAAG CTCCAGATCTGGGACACGGCCGGGCAGGAGCGGTTCCGCTCAATTACCCAGAGTTACTACCGCAGTGCCAACGCTCTCATCCTGACCTATGACATCACCTGTGAAGATTCCTTCCGGTGCCTTCCGGAGTGGCTGAGGGAGATCGAGCAGTATGCCAACAACCAAGTGGTGACAATCTTAGTAG GGAATAAGATAGACCTGGCCGATAAGCGAGAAGTCCATCGGCAGCGAGCAGAGGAGTTTGCAGAGGCGCAGAGCATGCTTTATCTGGAGACCTCTGCCAAAGAATCGGACAACGTGGAGAAGCTCTTTCTGGATCTGGCCTGCGAACTGATCCGCGAGGCCAAGCAAAACACGTTGGACAACAACGACTCCACTCCCATGCCTGGAGAAGGGAAAAACATCAGTTACTTGAGTTGCTGCAACATAAACCAGTAG
- the LOC113115312 gene encoding NADH dehydrogenase [ubiquinone] 1 subunit C2-like, with product MGLLPDEAKVLPPPGIVNRNSVWFGLCGWATAMLHNSLNRRPALKAGVHRQALFITIGWFIGYHLTKFENYKYATLDRDMNEYIRLHPEQFPEKAPKTFAEIVEPFHPIR from the exons ATGGGTCTTCTGCCAGACGAGGCGAAAGTTTTGCCTCCTCCGGGGATCGTCAACAGAAATTCAGTGTGGTTCGGTCTGTGCGGCTGGGCGACCGCGATGCTGCACAACAGTTTAAACCGCAGGCCTGCGCTCAAAGCCG gTGTTCACCGCCAAGCGCTGTTCATAACCATTGGATGGTTCATCGGCTATCATCTCACAAAGTTTGAGAATTATAAATATGCCACATTGGACAGGGACATGAATGAGTACATCCGGCTGCATCCTGAGCAATTTCCAGAGAAAG CACCGAAGACATTTGCTGAAATCGTGGAGCCTTTTCATCCAATTCGTTGA